GTTACGGTCCTCGGCTTTGTGGGGAAACGATCTCTGCTTCGTTTCACTTCGTCCGGTTTCTATCTTCGTTACACGGGATCAACCGAAATTGTGAACTtacattctctttttttttttcgtggaCGTTACACCTTCCGGAATCTCTGGATTTACTGACTGATTTTTCATCGGGCGCGGATCGAGAATCGGAATGCGTTTGctcgaggaaaaaaaaaatcatgtgATGCGCGAGATTTTGTAATGGCATTTCTCGAGGCGCGAGTCGAGGAGTTTGCACGAAATGTTAATGTCGCGCGGATAAGAACGGGGGATTCTCGCTTGAATGGCAACACGCGGGATGTCGTAGCGAGATGTGATATCAGTTTGTCAGCGAACCACCGTCAGCGAACGATCGTAAGCGGATAACATTCTGTTACAGGGTTGATGCCTGTTAAGCGACTCCGACGTGACGTGACTCGGTAATCACTGCCGGTCGTTCGGAAGAGCAACATTGAGCGCATCGAAATAGAGAATTTGCAGAACAATAAGATAGTGTATTTTGggctgtaaaaaaaaagtatcgcGAGAAACATTACGAAGAGCATCCGCGTCGCGTCGGACAAAACATTGGCCATTTAAATCGAGTGATTCTTAAGGTGTGTAAATAATGGGATATTAATTGCGCAATAATAATCGGGATAATTGATAAACTGAAAATCGAAGTCGTTGGGGGTGATTTCGCGTCGGACCGTAAACCACCGTCTAATCGAATCGAAGTGAACTGGGTGTACCGCAACGGGGAACGAGAGCGTTAGAACGATTTCATCGGACGCATCCCGGACACCGGACACTTTGGAGTCGCGCAGCGGGCAATAACCGGCGTTACGTGACGCGCGTCGTGTGATGATTAGGAAACAGGAAACCGGCACCGAGCGCAGGCAACGAGTTCACTAAAGATGCGTGGGCTCGTCGGTCGGCACGAAGGTCCCGGGAGAAGATCGCTGTCGCTGTCGTTGGTTTATTATTGCCTGCTCCTGCCAGTGTACCACGTGCTCGCGGTGACGAGCGAGTTGCCGCCTCGGCTCGATTTGCCGGACCATTGTACGTGGGACTCGCGGCAGGATGGCGCGCTCATCTGCGTGCATCGTTACGCGGGCAACGACTCGCTACGGACCAACTTCTCTCAGGCGACGAGCGAATACGTGACGTCCATAAATGTCGTTTGCGAGGACGGCGATCTCGAGAACGGGAACGGCGTTCTCAACGTGGATGGCTTCCTTCACCTGTGGCGATTGCGATCGTTGAAGTTGACCGGATGCAAGCTGGCACGCTGGCCGGCCAAGTTACTCAGCGGACTGCGCGACCTCCGTAATCTGACCGTTAGAACGCTGAACGGGCGCAAAACGGAGCACAGCCTGGAGCTGGAGAGCGGCGCTTTCGACAACACGCCGCAAATCGAAAAGCTTGACCTGTCGTGTAACAACATCTGGCAGATACCGGATCGCTTGTTTTGCCCGTTAACGAACTTGGTAACTTTGAACATCTCCTGGAACACGCTGAAGGACATTGCGGAGCTGGGATTTCGAGATGTCGGCGAGAAGCCGCCGAGACGTCAACAAGAATCCACGTCGGCTCCATTTCCTTGCTCTCTGGACGTACAATCGTTGGACGTGTCGAATAATCAGATCTCCGTGCTGCCGTCCTACGGATTCTCCTCGCTGAAACGTCTCCGCGTATTGAATTTATCCATCAACGCAATCTCCATGGTAGCCGACGAAGCTCTGCACGGACTGAGATCTCTGGAGAGCCTCGATCTGTCCGGGAACAGAATCGTCGCTTTACCGACGGAAATGTTTCGCGACGCGATGAAGACGCTGAAGGAgctgaaattgcaaaataattccaTCAGCGTGCTGTCACCCGGCTTGGTGGCGGGCATGAATCAACTAGTCACTCTCGATCTGTCGAGAAATGTTTTAACCAGCTCGGGCTGGCTAAATTCCGCGACGTTCTCCGGTCTGATACGCCTCGTGCTCTTGAATCTTTCTCACAACCGTATCAGCAAGCTGGATCCGGCGCTCTTCAAGGACCTCTACACCCTGCAGATTTTAAATCTTCGGTTCAACGAGATAGAAGTGATACCGGCGGACACCTTCTCGCCGATGAGCAATCTGCACACCCTCGAATTGGCGCACAATCGTTTGACTTATCTCGATGCCTACTCGCTGAACGGCTTATTCGCGGTCTCGCTGCTGGCCTTGGATTCTAACATGCTCGAGGGAATTCATCCGGACGCCTTTCGAAACTGCTCGAGCATGCTAGATTTAAACCTGTCTGACAACAATCTCGAGAGCGTACCGGTGGCGCTAAAAGACATGAGGATACTGCGGACCATCGATCTCGGCGAGAATCAAATCAGGAGCATGAATAAGCCAGGTTTTCGAGGAATGTCGAGTCTGTACGGACTGAGAATGATCGGTAATGAAATCACCAACGTCACGCAGGAGGATCTCGTGGAATTGCCGGCGCTGCAAATTCTCAATCTCGCGAGGAACAGAATCGATTTCGTGGAGGACGGCGCGTTCACGAGCAATAAGGAGCTGCAGGCGATTCGGCTGGACTCAAATATGTTGCAGGACATATCCGGCATCTTCGCGAGCGCGCCCGGTCTCGTCTGGCTCAACATATCCGACAACAAGATCGCGCAGTTTGATTACAGCTACCTGCCCGAGAAATTAGAGTGGCTGGatctgcataaaaataatattgcggATCTCGGGATCGCGCCGCGAAATATGAAACTGAAATCGCTCGACGTGTCGTTTAACAATCTGACGAGGATACACTCGCGCTCGATTCCGGATTCCGTCGAGTTGCTGTTCGTCAACGATAACCTGATATACTCGGTCGAGCCGCAAACGTTCGTTTCCAAGACGAATCTCACCCGAGTGGATCTCTACGCGAATTACATCGACAAGATGAACCTCTCGGCGTTCCAGCTTACTCAGGTACCGCCTAACAGGACACTTCCGGAATTCTACATCGGCGGAAATCCCTTTATATGCGACTGCACCACCGAGTGGTTGCAGAGGATCAATTCACTCACGCTGAGACAGCATCCGAAGGTGAAGGATCTCGAGTCCGTTTACTGTAGACTGCCGTACGATCGCCGAAAGTCGTTTATACCGCTGCTGGAGGCCAAGCCCTCTCAATTCCTCTGCACCTACAAAGCGCACTGCTTCGCTCTCTGCCACTGCTGCGAGTTCGACGCGTGCGACTGCGAGATGACGTGTCCGGCCAACTGCACGTGCTACCACGATCAATCCTGGTCGGCGAACGTCGTCGACTGCTCCAGCTCGGGTTACAAAACTCTGCCGGGTCGATTGCCGATGGACGCCACGGAGGTTTACCTCGACGGCAACAATTTCGGAGAATTG
This genomic window from Linepithema humile isolate Giens D197 chromosome 5, Lhum_UNIL_v1.0, whole genome shotgun sequence contains:
- the Toll-6 gene encoding toll-like receptor 6 encodes the protein MRGLVGRHEGPGRRSLSLSLVYYCLLLPVYHVLAVTSELPPRLDLPDHCTWDSRQDGALICVHRYAGNDSLRTNFSQATSEYVTSINVVCEDGDLENGNGVLNVDGFLHLWRLRSLKLTGCKLARWPAKLLSGLRDLRNLTVRTLNGRKTEHSLELESGAFDNTPQIEKLDLSCNNIWQIPDRLFCPLTNLVTLNISWNTLKDIAELGFRDVGEKPPRRQQESTSAPFPCSLDVQSLDVSNNQISVLPSYGFSSLKRLRVLNLSINAISMVADEALHGLRSLESLDLSGNRIVALPTEMFRDAMKTLKELKLQNNSISVLSPGLVAGMNQLVTLDLSRNVLTSSGWLNSATFSGLIRLVLLNLSHNRISKLDPALFKDLYTLQILNLRFNEIEVIPADTFSPMSNLHTLELAHNRLTYLDAYSLNGLFAVSLLALDSNMLEGIHPDAFRNCSSMLDLNLSDNNLESVPVALKDMRILRTIDLGENQIRSMNKPGFRGMSSLYGLRMIGNEITNVTQEDLVELPALQILNLARNRIDFVEDGAFTSNKELQAIRLDSNMLQDISGIFASAPGLVWLNISDNKIAQFDYSYLPEKLEWLDLHKNNIADLGIAPRNMKLKSLDVSFNNLTRIHSRSIPDSVELLFVNDNLIYSVEPQTFVSKTNLTRVDLYANYIDKMNLSAFQLTQVPPNRTLPEFYIGGNPFICDCTTEWLQRINSLTLRQHPKVKDLESVYCRLPYDRRKSFIPLLEAKPSQFLCTYKAHCFALCHCCEFDACDCEMTCPANCTCYHDQSWSANVVDCSSSGYKTLPGRLPMDATEVYLDGNNFGELNSHSFIGRKNLQILYANNSNIIAIRNHTFSGLKRLLVLHLENNKISVLNGVELMPLENLKELYLQNNLLTYIDNGTFLPLRQLEVLHLENNRLGTFALWELAQNPYLVDIALSSNPWSCECSYLDRVREWMSRNRLKINDWRSVTCSLGVPITLPANGSVINCAALTGTTSVVETRPLETYLPLLLATVVLIFATVALVCGAFKHRRTLRTWAASRCGLRACYKTAAFEDQEKPFDAYISYSAVDEAFVSTILVPGLETSYRLCLHYRDLGAGSNVADAVAEAADSSRRTILVLSKNFLHGEWSRFEFKAALRDALKGKGRSVILLLVGGVCPRDLDADLKKRISSHTVLVWGDKLFWQKLRFAMPDVSPIPVLERPLPLPPPPPPPAHHQWT